In Planctomycetaceae bacterium, a single genomic region encodes these proteins:
- a CDS encoding glycosyltransferase family 4 protein, which translates to MKVLVLYDYPPSPGGLATQGDLLYKGLLELGVDAHAVHFESAQEKEWYYRWFVPDVVAGIGYWGHTAHLAMHPMRYGVRPVPWLVADGYMANYRQVLEKLPLVLVTSEWVKQVFQRDGLRGDIMEVLPVGCDCDTFIPRDRNDPKVRAVREALGVADDQLMILTVGGDAASKGAQEVMQALALIDAKAPDWKYVCKVWPQPRTEQQNLADMQLATDLGIEKNMIYASSRVSRNYMPYLIAACDIYAAPSRLEGFGMPQIEAGACGRPVIGIKAMGMLDTLVHNETALLAGVAQEVLLRETIVGEDQGYKNGHRIVFKRPRLVDYRASVYDIAEYLLALMKKPELRASMGEAGRKRVVERYDYRVVARRFLEIVSRRLGVAGEGERPVASSQTARPQNATPQAASAPPHTA; encoded by the coding sequence ATGAAAGTACTTGTGCTGTATGACTACCCGCCCTCGCCGGGCGGGCTGGCAACGCAAGGCGATCTGCTCTACAAGGGGTTGCTCGAACTGGGAGTCGACGCCCACGCGGTGCATTTCGAGTCGGCCCAGGAGAAAGAATGGTACTACCGCTGGTTCGTTCCCGACGTGGTGGCGGGCATCGGGTACTGGGGGCACACCGCCCACCTGGCGATGCACCCGATGCGCTACGGCGTGAGGCCCGTCCCGTGGCTGGTCGCCGACGGGTATATGGCCAACTACCGCCAGGTGCTGGAGAAGCTGCCGCTGGTGCTGGTGACCAGCGAATGGGTCAAGCAGGTCTTCCAGCGCGACGGTCTGCGCGGCGACATCATGGAAGTGCTGCCCGTCGGCTGTGACTGCGACACGTTCATCCCCCGAGACCGCAACGACCCGAAGGTCCGGGCCGTTCGCGAGGCCCTGGGCGTGGCGGACGACCAGCTCATGATCCTCACCGTCGGCGGCGACGCGGCCAGCAAGGGCGCCCAGGAAGTCATGCAGGCCCTGGCGCTCATCGACGCCAAGGCGCCGGACTGGAAGTACGTCTGCAAGGTCTGGCCGCAGCCGCGCACCGAACAGCAGAACCTGGCCGACATGCAACTGGCGACGGACTTGGGCATCGAGAAGAACATGATCTATGCCTCCAGCCGCGTCTCGCGGAACTACATGCCCTACCTGATCGCCGCCTGCGACATCTACGCGGCGCCGTCGCGGCTGGAAGGGTTCGGCATGCCGCAGATCGAGGCCGGGGCATGCGGTCGGCCGGTGATCGGCATCAAGGCCATGGGCATGCTCGACACGCTGGTGCATAACGAGACGGCGCTGCTGGCGGGGGTCGCGCAGGAAGTGCTGCTGCGCGAGACGATCGTGGGCGAGGACCAGGGCTACAAGAACGGCCACCGGATCGTCTTCAAGCGCCCCCGCCTGGTGGACTACCGCGCCAGCGTGTACGACATCGCCGAGTACCTGCTGGCGCTGATGAAGAAACCGGAGCTTCGCGCGTCGATGGGCGAGGCCGGGCGTAAGCGCGTCGTCGAACGGTACGACTACCGGGTGGTGGCGCGGCGGTTCCTGGAGATCGTGTCGCGGCGCCTGGGGGTCGCGGGGGAGGGCGAGCGTCCTGTCGCTAGTTCCCAGACCGCCCGCCCACAGAACGCTACGCCGCAGGCGGCGTCCGCGCCGCCGCATACAGCGTGA